A genomic region of Colletotrichum destructivum chromosome 1, complete sequence contains the following coding sequences:
- a CDS encoding Putative major facilitator superfamily, MFS transporter superfamily has protein sequence MSSSTGPENENDAYEPATTSHSSPRPRKAGIGALLALVLLVNLAASLYQLPLSRVIERRLCREHYLVADPSVVDRDGNVQERLCKVDSVQQGLAWIQGTMETAWIVGDFVMTIPLGFLAERYGRRTILCLNLIPRIVMPAWAVVVGYFEQTLPTKAIVASPFLSVLGGDCVFNSITYAIASGMTDDHVRRATYFGWMSSVSYVVNLLGPALASASMSLLLWLPFWIGVSLLLFAIPAISLMDNASVNHSHSSISRVADDQARPLLSSPVLKARDANTSLLRSIIQRFGVLRSVIASHPRNMTLLLVSFVLTSLASSDTKLLVQYISKRYGWTFASTGYLLSAKAVVNFTLLTVIIPAVLRSSQKKSRHVQPELASHQMNMHYANICLGVSILGALAIALATQIWLLVPSLFLYALGSALPVFTLSLLKSPFIAPKRNEQTGDDVDPESHIFSIVMMVKTSGSLLGAPLMMVLWVRAISLGGAALGIPYFVSASCYLAALFVLSKLAVN, from the exons ATGTCGTCTTCGACAGGTCccgagaacgagaacgaTGCTTACGAACCTGCGACGACCTCACACTCATCGCCCAGGCCGCGAAAAGCCGGCATCGGGGCCCTGCTTGCGCTGGTTCTGCTCGTGAACCTGGCCGCCAGCTTGTACCAGCTTCCCCTGAGCAGGGTCATCGAACGCCGCCTTTGTCGTGAGCACTATCTTGTCGCGGACCCATCAGTCGTCGACCGAGATGGCAACGTCCAAGAACGCCTATGCAAGGTCGACAGCGTCCAGCAGGGCCTAGCTTGGATCCAGGGAACGATGGAGACGGCGTGGATTGTGGGTG ACTTCGTCATGACAATTCCGCTGGGCTTCCTCGCCGAACGGTATGGGCGGCGCACCATTCTCTGTCTCAATCTTATACCGCGTATCGTCATGCCAGCATGGGCCGTTGTCGTTGGTTATTTTGAGCAGACACTGCCAACGAAGGCCATTGTTGCATCGCCATTTCTGTCCGTACTAGGTGGAGACTGTGTCTTCAACTCCATCACATACGCGATTGCATCTGGCATGACTGACGATCATGTCCGGCG CGCTACATACTTTGGCTGGATGAGCTCGGTCTCCTACGTTGTCAATTTGCTGGGTCCCGCCCTTGCATCAGCTTCTATGAGTCTACTTCTATGGCTACCATTTTGGATTGGTGTTTCCCTGCTCCTCTTCGCCATCCCCGCCATATCTCTCATGGACAACGCATCCGTGAACCACTCTCACTCCTCAATATCACGTGTCGCGGACGACCAAGCGAGACCTCTGCTGTCGTCTCCTGTTTTAAAGGCGCGGGACGCCAACACCTCTCTACTGCGGTCCATCATCCAACGATTTGGCGTCTTACGGTCCGTCATCGCGAGTCATCCACGAAACATGACTCTCCTGCTCGTCAGCTTCGTCCTCACGTCTCTTGCGAGCTCCGACACCAAGCTGCTGGTCCAATACATCTCAAAGCGATATGGTTGGACATTTGCTTCAACAGGCTACCTCTTATCCGCAAAAGCCGTGGTTAATTTCACACTACTGACTGTCATTATCCCCGCGGTTCTACGCTCGAGCCAAAAGAAGTCGCGGCATGTACAGCCTGAACTTGCCAGTCATCAGATGAACATGCATTATGCCAACATCTGCTTGGGAGTCTCGATTCTTGGTGCTCTGGCTATAGCCCTTGCCACGCAGATCTGGTTGCTGGTCCCGTCGTTGTTTCTCTATGCTCTCGGTTCTGCGCTCCCGGTGTTCACCCTCTCGCTGCTCAAATCACCTTTTATCGCCCCCAAGCGTAACGAGCAGACAGGCGATGACGTGGACCCCGAATCTCACATCTTTTCTATTGTCATGATGGTCAAGACGTCGGGATCACTGCTGGGAGCACCTCTGATGATGGTGCTTTGGGTTCGGGCCATCTCACTGGGAGGCGCTGCGTTGGGAATCCCGTATTTTGTCTCTGCTAGCTGTTATCTTGCTGCTCTGTTTGTACTCTCAAAACTAGCGGTCAACTAG
- a CDS encoding Putative nucleoside phosphorylase superfamily, producing MPESVPANDFTIGWVCVTQVELAAAVEMMDKVYTDPPPHPGESQICVFGRVGVHNIVATCVPATHIDTVLRKMVSYLPSLHFGIFVGLGGGVPNLERGIDIRLGDVVISQPTEQGGGVIRYDLADGRVSRTGSVGLPPAAVLDALTALEDNYLRDNTRLPENLSRLLTIPSFASPEPDQDTLYNAYSPHITGTNCANCHKGDIVQRKQRKTIGPALFLGTVASGDRVVKDGRTRDWYSHQLGGILCFDMEAARATENFPCLAIRGICDYADAHTNKLWQSYAIATATAYAKELLLTIPALPQTDSGYLTKFEIPPKNREPLVTVAPVAIATVLSPSTGSAPRPGDNDNISPTRPKTLDASTKTWYDRMKEPSFACPYAKKDPLIYPSCVGRRFLRVRDTKKHLQQSHLLPNYYCIACKEPFRSRGAFDVHVSTIGCQAAMKSSLVGLASGQRREPVSRTNLVQGDHRNPRLQEAQKAQGADKRLESQISTSLGSDDGHSTENKKWFIMWDILFPGMTRPSSPYVDDEATVSTLNIDEITRQHTIETSVDTAETKTKKEVPGTESDATSNTQTKAETFANNLKSPFAFASPQVDSTDFGDLDSESGDDSIFSLAESLMSLTSAGSISVIENGYLVKEFANLIRKDKVIMALVSQAVETESIGALRMRNNFRRLLRHYARSLKGEAKSSEHSVAATFVSQFSDKISSDLFSSLPTEGKKVLGNLADQEGSVDRRQKVEDFLRCRVVIEQQQEESSENEDGIEDENEEADANEDELYDGSLSELRHITRFLVDSLAFQTLRQRLQDFVHPSMTTELRGVLSAWLKPGSKRAKFIRRYELRNLITELQFVPTSRIRLERKHGAASRHSGSMVELLKSNIETRTGGPWDWWPLKPTKRPLGDNEDRVLWTCLKYWQACGDERWAEIPVEFAKRLESAMKRHPKSSPSSSQSPPSHPFTTSSRSNSKPVSSNTESRPAQARGQGYTGSPPSTQTRPSITASSAIQTPTQRPLFDYRILLMVRSGSDYQLAQIGVEPLKCHQFFRDLKARYRGLRGYVRMWFSVWVYSHCDFYMCEKFEDHEFVPKKEHEFPEAFNLDYDFIPKPAEREAMPPVTPHEFYRRFYACYDRTSALHFHHHCRKLSGHSGDILDKFPKKRSELEEGGDARVVFWGIYARERIAMVRVLCYNFVCVLPMLVFFFGWLSRHGPEHIQDAAVPVSVMTAMLSLFWSVFLSSIFSEPRLQT from the exons ATGCCAGAATCCGTTCCAGCAAACGATTTCACAATCGGTTGGGTATGTGTCACTCAGGTCGAGTTGGCAGCTGCTGTCGAGATGATGGACAAGGTCTACACCGACCCCCCACCTCACCCAGGCGAATCCCAGATCTGCGTCTTCGGTCGAGTTGGCGTCCATAACATCGTGGCTACCTGTGTGCCTGCTACCCATATAGATACGGTCTTAAGGAAGATGGTATCTTACCTTCCTTCGCTCCACTTTGGCATCTTCGTCGGTCTTGGCGGTGGCGTCCCAAATCTCGAAAGAGGTATCGACATCCGCCTCGGAGATGTTGTCATTAGCCAGCCAACGGAACAGGGTGGCGGAGTGATACGGTATGATCTCGCTGATGGCCGTGTTAGCCGTACAGGCAGTGTGGGCCTACCACCAGCGGCAGTGCTTGATGCTCTTACTGCATTGGAAGACAACTATCTTCGTGATAACACGCGGCTTCCAGAAAACCTATCCAGGCTCTTGACCATTCCGTCATTTGCTTCACCGGAGCCTGATCAAGACACTCTTTACAATGCATATTCGCCGCATATAACCGGAACCAACTGTGCCAACTGTCACAAGGGCGACATAGTGCAACGAAAACAACGGAAGACAATTGGTCCCGCTCTTTTCCTTGGAACCGTCGCGTCCGGAGACAGAGTCGTGAAGGATGGAAGGACGCGTGATTGGTACAGCCATCAGCTGGGAGGCATTCTGTGCTTTGATATGGAAGCAGCCAGAGCGACCGAAAACTTCCCTTGCCTTGCCATCCGGGGCATCTGCGACTATGCTGATGCACATACGAACAAGCTATGGCAGTCGTACGCAATAGCTACAGCCACGGCGTATGCGAAAGAGCTGCTACTCACCATACCAGCCCTACCACAGACCGATTCGGGATATCTCACGAAGT TTGAAATTCCGCCGAAAAACAGGGAGCCGCTCGTCACCGTGGCGCCAGTGGCGATTGCTACCGTTCTGTCACCCTCAACTGGCTCTGCGCCCAGACctggcgacaacgacaacatctCTCCAACAAGGCCCAAGACATTGGACGCCAGCACCAAGACTTGGTATGACAGAATGAAAGAGCCGAGTTTCGCCTGCCCCTATGCAAAGAAAGATCCTCTCATCTACCCCAGCTGTGTTGGCAGGCGATTTCTAAGAGTTAGGGATACAAAGAAACATTTGCAACAAAGTCACTTACTGCCTAACTATTACTGCATAGCTTGCAAAGAACCTTTCAGGTCCCGGGGAGCTTTCGATGTTCATGTCAGCACTATTGGCTGTCAGGCAGCTATGAAATCAAGTCTTGTGGGATTGGCATCAGGCCAGAGGAGAGAGCCTGTGTCGAGGACCAATTTAGTCCAGGGAGACCACCGAAACCCGAGATTACAAGAAGCTCAGAAAGCACAAGGAGCAGATAAGAGGCTCGAATCACAAATCAGCACGAGCCTGGGGTCTGATGATGGACATAGTACGGAGAACAAGAAATGGTTCATAATGTGGGACATCCTGTTTCCTGGCATGACACGCCCAAGCAGCCCATACGTTGACGACGAAGCTACTGTCTCTACTCTCAACATCGACGAGATAACTAGGCAACACACAATTGAAACATCCGTGGATACAGCCGAGACGAAGACCAAGAAAGAGGTACCAGGCACAGAGAGCGACGCAACATCAAATACACAAACCAAAGCCGAAACTTTCGCTAATAACCTGAAGTCGCCTTTCGCTTTTGCGAGCCCTCAGGTCGATTCTACCGATTTCGGCGACTTGGATTCAGAGTCCGGGGATGATTCAATATTCTCTCTGGCAGAGTCGTTGATGAGTCTGACCTCTGCCGGTTCAATATCTGTAATCGAGAATGGCTACCTCGTCAAGGAGTTCGCGAACCTTATTCGTAAAGACAAGGTCATCATGGCTTTGGTCAGCCAGGCTGTGGAAACGGAGTCAATCGGGGCATTGCGGATGCGCAACAACTTCCGACGTCTTTTACGGCATTACGCCAGGAGTCTCAAGGGGGAGGCGAAGAGCAGCGAACACAGCGTGGCCGCAACTTTTGTGAGCCAATTTTCCGACAAAATCTCATCAGATCTCTTCTCATCACTGCCAACCGAGGGAAAGAAGGTTCTTGGCAATCTGGCCGACCAAGAAGGGAGCGTGGATAGGAGGCAGAAAGTCGAAGACTTTCTCCGATGCCGCGTCGTGATAGAGCAACAGCAGGAAGAGTCGTCGGAAAATGAGGATGGCATCGAAGATGAAAATGAAGAAGCCGATGCCAACGAAGACGAACTGTACGACGGTTCGCTGAGCGAGCTACGGCACATCACCAGGTTTCTCGTCGACAGCCTGGCTTTCCAGACTCTCCGCCAGAGGCTCCAAGACTTCGTCCATCCTTCGATGACAACAGAACTCCGGGGCGTGTTGAGTGCTTGGCTCAAGCCCGGAAGCAAGAGAGCCAAGTTCATCAGGCGATACGAGCTCCGTAACCTCATCACAGAACTACAATTTGTTCCAACGTCACGAATTCGGTTGGAGAGAAAGCATGGTGCCGCTAGTAGGCACTCGGGGTCTATGGTAGAGCTCTTGAAAAGCAACATCGAAACTCGGACGGGAGGGCCATGGGACTGGTGGCCCCTGAAACCCACCAAGAGACCCCTTGGAGACAACGAGGACAGGGTTCTCTGGACATGC TTGAAATATTGGCAGGCCTGTGGCGACGAGAGATGGGCAGAAATACCCGTCGAGTTCGCGAAGCGTCTTGAATCGGCAATGAAGCGGCACCCCAAGTCtagcccatcatcatcacaaTCACCGCCAAGTCATCCATTCACAACGTCTTCGAGGAGTAACTCGAAACCTGTTTCTAGCAACACAGAATCCAGGCCCGCACAGGCAAGGGGCCAAGGCTACACTGGAAGCCCTCCTTCGACCCAAACCCGGCCTTCTATCacggcatcatcggccaTTCAGACCCCAACTCAACGACCGTTGTTCGACTATCGCATTTTGCTGATGGTCAGGTCTGGTTCAGATTACCAATTAGCTCAAATAGGCGTGGAACCACTCAAGTGCCATCAATTCTTTCGTGATCTCAAAGCCAGATACCGTGGTCTGCGGGGCTACGTACGCATGTGGTTCAGCGTTTGGGTGTACTCGCACTGCGACTTTTATATG TGCGAAAAGTTCGAAGACCACGAGTTCGTACCAAAGAAGGAGCACGAGTTCCCTGAGGCATTCAACCTTGACTACGACTTCATCCCGAAACCGGCCGAGAGGGAAGCGATGCCTCCTGTCACGCCACACGAGTTCTACAGGCGCTTTTACGCGTGCTACGACCGGACCTCAGCGCTGCActtccaccaccactgcAGAAAGTTATCGGGGCACTCGGGcgacatcctcgacaagTTCCCCAAGAAGAGGTCGgagctggaggagggcggcgacgcccgGGTTGTCTTCTGGGGCATCTACGCTCGGGAGCGGATTGCCATGGTGCGGGTGCTGTGCTACAACTTCGTCTGCGTTTTGCCGAtgctcgtcttcttcttcgggTGGCTCTCCCGGCATGGGCCGGAACATATTCAGGATGCGGCGGTGCCCGTTTCGGTCATGACTGCAATGCTGTCGCTGTTCTGGAGTGTGTTTCTGAGCAGTATCTTTAGTGAGCCGCGATTACAGACATAA
- a CDS encoding Putative cysteine peptidase, cysteine active, peptidase C2, calpain, catalytic: MHGYSSSEESDDPRRPRPVPASNNSTDQKKKKKKKAPPQPSINHIWKKFQNKKFNKALAVLPFDPVLPPASSDKPNELLSIGYERAVEECRRKVKKIIQECRRVNMRYRDPGWDLDWDLKWEKGHCLNTLGHTKWQLSRSTLSNPSASVPKAVKRVHEIFEKPTFMKNINGGDVKQGSLGDCWLMATLTALANVEGGIERTCVEYDTRIGIYGFVFYRDGEWIYSIIDDKLYLKSPCWDSPSMQRDLLQQIDREDVERVYRKTYQTGSKALFFAQCKDQNETWVPLIQKAYAKAHGDYASLAGGWIGEGLEDLSGGVTTELLTSDILDTDGFWENELVKVNEEFLFGCSTGLLDGGYGERDGISEGHAYVVMEARTLKSGERLIKLRNPWGKVRKGIWEGAWSDGSKEWTMEVQEELGHHFGNDSVFWINYDDFLRKYQHIDRTRLFRDPAWRCAQRWIGVEVPWKSQFNEKFQIKLSKDGPLCLVLSQLDTRYFKGLQGQYVFRIHFRIHERGRPGAEDYIVRSHGNYLMDRSVSIELPDMPAGEYSIFMSVTGERDTSLPSVEDVVKRECRKRVENDKLVQTGSAYDLAHSKGTAHLQEVARLRKIKDQQRASESRQKERRKLWERRHLNREITKKQTKKNNEKRDRRKAKAEEKAKAEEEAKQAAEVKEKEEKETKKDETETEKAKDQAVQTEVFEEKPEETPKEEPKGDKSSQIEAEPSEKSKNSSEETADKPASDDKSKDSAEGDSKTGPQDDAKKDTADKPVAQPTPSPTPAAKAYDSDGDSSDSPVEDWEELYSDDDMVRKPRLAPAGPPKTREERYESDEEGLPDPWNAICIVGVRVYSMDEDLEVRVVMEGDELLEGGMGKKGEADLDNAQVNAGGEREKLEADNKAEDTQLESSKVQDETPSKTLVDEKEDAKESERDKMDNKDVAKEANEDSKSERSVDSDRSVNTDKTVDSSEYDKLDSGASTPEVVATPEPTPLDSHKELC, from the exons ATGCACGGCTACAGCTCCTCCGAAGAGTCGGACgaccctcgtcgtcctcgccccgTCCCGGCGTCGAACAACAGTACGGaccaaaagaagaagaaaaagaagaaggcgccCCCTCAGCCATCTATCAACCACATCTGGAAGAAGTTCCAGAACAAAAAGTTTAACAAGGCACTCGCTGTGCTTCCTTTCGACCCCGTACTGCCACCCGCAAGCTCCGACAAGCCTAACGAGCTGTTGAGCATCGGCTACGAGCGAGCCGTCGAGGAATGCCGCCGCAAAGTCAAGAAGATCATTCAAGAGTGCCGGAGGGTCAATATGCGATACCGGGACCCTGGCTGGGATTTG GACTGGGACCTGAAGTGGGAAAAGGGCCATTGCCTCAACACCCTTGGCCATACAAAATGGCAGCTCTCCAGATCGACCCTCTCCAACCCGAGCGCCTCGGTACCCAAGGCGGTCAAGCGTGTGCACGAGATCTTTGAGAAGCCCACCTTTATGAAGAacatcaacggcggcgatgtcAAACAGGGAAGCCTGGGCGACTGCTGGTTGATGGCTACGCTGACTGCCCTCGCTAatgtcgagggcggcatcgagCGCACCTGCGTCGAGTACGACACCCGCATCGGCATCTACGGCTTTGTCTTCTACCGCGACGGTGAATGGATTTACTCCATAATCGACGACAAGCTTTATCTCAAATCCCCTTGCTGGGACTCCCCCAGCATGCAGAGAGATCTCCTTCAGCAGATCGACCGCGAGGACGTTGAACGAGTATATCGCAAGACGTACCAGACTGGTTCAAAGGCACTCTTCTTCGCCCAATGCAAGGACCAGAACGAGACGTGGGTGCCCTTGATCCAGAAGGCCTACGCCAAAGCTCACGGCGACTACGCCTCGCTTGCTGGTGGCTGGATCGGTGAGGGGCTGGAAGATCTCTCCGGCGGCGTCACCACTGAGCTGCTCACCTCTGACATCCTCGACACCGATGGCTTCTGGGAGAATGAGCTCGTTAAAGTCAACGAAGAATTTCTCTTTGGCTGCTCCACCGGCCTTCTAGACGGGGGTTACGGCGAAAGAGACGGCATCTCAGAAGGCCATGCCTACGTTGTCATGGAAGCGAGGACCCTCAAATCCGGGGAGCGTCTGATCAAGCTGCGAAACCCCTGGGGAAAGGTTCGCAAAGGCATCTGGGAGGGCGCCTGGTCCGACGGGTCCAAGGAATGGACCATGGAAGTccaggaggagctcggccaCCACTTTGGCAACGACTCTGTCTTTTGGATCAATTACGACGACTTCCTTCGCAAGTACCAGCACATCGACCGCACTAGGCTGTTCCGAGACCCTGCCTGGCGATGCGCCCAACGCTGGATCGGTGTCGAGGTGCCCTGGAAGTCGCAATTCAACGAGAAGTTCCAGATTAAGCTGTCTAAGGACGGGCCACTTTGCCTGGTCCTGTCCCAGCTTGACACCAGATACTTCAAAGGGCTCCAGGGCCAGTATGTTTTCCGCATCCACTTCCGCATCCACGAGCGCGGCCGCCCTGGTGCCGAGGATTACATCGTGCGCTCCCACGGAAACTACCTCATGGACCGATCCGTCTCCATCGAGCTGCCGGACATGCCCGCTGGAGAGTACAGCATCTTCATGAGTGTCacaggagagagagacacaagCTTACCGTCTGTTGAAGACGTCGTCAAGCGTGAATGCCGAAAGCGTGTTGAAAACGACAAGCTGGTTCAGACAGGTTCTGCGTACGACCTGGCTCACAGCAAGGGCACGGCACACCTCCAAGAGGTTGCTCGTTTGCGCAAGATCAAGGATCAACAACGGGCGTCAGAGTCCCGTCAGAAGGAGCGCCGCAAGCTCTGGGAAAGACGTCACTTGAACCGCGAAATCACCAAGAAGCAGACAAAGAAGAACAATGAGAAACGGGACCGCAGAAAGGCCAAAGCCGAGGAAAAGGCCAaagccgaggaagaggctaAACAGGCCGCAGAagtgaaggagaaggaggagaaggaaacgaagaaggatgagactgagactgagaaggccaaggaccAGGCCGTCCAGACCGAGGTTttcgaggagaagcccgaggagaCGCCCAAAGAAGAGCCCAAGGGGGACAAGTCTTCCCAAATCGAGGCTGAGCCCTCTGAAAAGAGTAAGAACTCAAGCGAGGAGACTGCCGACAAGCCTGCTTCCGATGACAAGTCCAAGGACAGTGCCGAGGGCGACTCCAAGACCGGTCCTCAAGATGATGCCAAGAAAGATACGGCCGACAAGCCCGTCGCCCAACCTacgccatctccaacacCGGCCGCGAAAGCCTACGACTCAGACGGCGACTCGTCAGACTCGCCGGTCGAGGACTGGGAGGAACTGTATAGTGACGATGACATGGTGAGAAAGCCACGTCTCGCTCCTGCAGGGCCGCCCAAAACCCGCGAAGAGCGCTACGAAtctgacgaggagggcctgcCCGATCCCTGGAACGCCATTTGCATCGTTGGCGTTCGCGTCTACTCCATGGACGAGGACCTGGAGGTCCGAGTTGTCATGGAAGGCgatgagctcctcgagggtGGCATGGGAAAGAAGGGCGAGGCTGACCTCGACAATGCCCAGGTTAACGCTGGTGGGGAGCGTGAGAAGCTGGAGGCTGATAACAAGGCCGAAGACACACAGTTGGAGTCTTCAAAGGTGCAAGACGAGACTCCGTCCAAGACTCTTGTCGACGAGAAAGAAGATGCAAAGGAGTCCGAGCGCGACAAGATGGACAACAAGGAtgtggccaaggaggcgaACGAAGACTCCAAGTCTGAAAGAAGCGTCGATTCCGATAGAAGTGTCAACACCGATAAAACGGTTGACTCATCCGAGTACGACAAGTTGGACTCGGGAGCCTCGACGCCTGAGGTGGTTGCCACACCCGAGCCAACGCCTTTAGATTCGCACAAAGAGTTGTGCTAG
- a CDS encoding Putative nickel/cobalt transporter, high-affinity has protein sequence MARFRVPFSSLPVPEPLRALPAPTVRIITLLLAVNVLIWAVAGVILHFHPALAPPAALSFVLGLRHALDADHISAIDLTTRRLIASGQRPVTVGTFFSLGHSTVVIVTCVVVAATSGALRDRFDGFARVGNIVGTAVSAAFLLLLCAGNGWVLYKLVRRLRVVLDEERGGRKRGAAVQGHEGPAGEEQDEGNAAMDLKLEGEGFLASVFRKVFRVVDRPWKMFPLGILFGLGFDTSSEIAILGLSSVHGAQGTSIWLILIFPILFTAGMCLLDTTDGALMMALYTSKAFSRDRVAILYYSIVLTGITVFVSAFIGVIQVLSLVANVAEPEGRFWDGVDAIGDHFDVIGGSICGLFVVVGLGSVLVYRPWRRRVEKRSEERAVLVPEEERGLGTGAGAGAGSSYGTVAAGGPILKKGPVASEATVQE, from the exons ATGGCGCGCTTCCGCGTCCCATTCTCCTCGCTGCCCGTCCCGGAACCCCTGCGTGCCCtcccggcgccgacggtcCGCATCatcaccctcctcctcgccgtcaacgtcCTCATTtgggccgtcgccggcgtcattCTGCACTTCCACCCGGCCCTCGCgccccccgccgccctctccttcgtcctcggcctgcgccacgccctcgacgccgaccaCATCTCGGCCATCGACCTCACGACCCGCCGCCTCATCGCCTCGGGCCAGCGCcccgtcaccgtcggcaccttcttctccctcggccacagcaccgtcgtcatcgtcacctgcgtcgtcgtcgccgccaccagcGGCGCCCTGAGGGACCGCTTCGACGGCTTCGCCCGCGTCGGCAACATCGTTGGCACCGCCGTTAGCGCCgccttcctgctgctgctgtgcgCCGGCAACGGCTGGGTGCTGTACAAGCTCGTCAGGAGGCTGCGAGTcgtcctggacgaggagagggggggcaggaagaggggggCCGCGGTGCAGGGCCACGAGGGGCCGGCTGGGGAGGAGCAGGACGAGGGCAACGCGGCGATGGATCTgaagctcgagggcgaggggttCCTGGCGTCTGTCTTCAGGAAGGTGTTTCGCGTCGTCGACCGGCCGTGGAAGATGTTTCCTCTCGGGATCCTCTTCGGGCTGGGGTTCGACACGAGTTCCGAAATTGCCATCCTCGGCCTGTCGAGCGTGCACGGCGCCCAGGGGACGAGCATCTggctcatcctcatcttTCCCATTCTTTTCACCG CCGGCATGTGCCTCCTCGACAccaccgacggcgccctcaTGATGGCCCTCTACACCTCCAAGGCCTTCTCGCGCGAccgcgtcgccatcctctACTACTCCATCGTTCTCACGGGCATcaccgtcttcgtctcggcTTTCATCGGCGTCATCCAGGTCCTGtccctcgtcgccaacgtcgccgagcccgagggcCGCTTCtgggacggcgtcgacgccatcggcgaccacttcgacgtcatcggcggcagcatctgCGGgcttttcgtcgtcgtcgggctcggGTCCGTGCTGGTATACCGCccgtggcggaggagggtcGAGAAGCGCAGCGAGGAGAGGGCGGTGCTCGTACccgaagaggagaggggcTTGGGTacgggtgcgggtgcgggcGCCGGGTCGAGTTACGGTACTGTCGCGGCTGGGGGGCCAATTTTGAAAAAGGGGCCTGTTGCCAGCGAGGCGACTGTGCAGGAGTAG
- a CDS encoding Putative peptidase C12, ubiquitin carboxyl-terminal hydrolase: protein MLIHLLIALIALIFTTARAYSNPTTVLTMPQTYNKAFIPLESNPDVFNELIALLGVPPSLHFEDVYTLDDPAALPPRILALVLVFPTTPAYEARLTAEEAGAKDWMAGQHDEEDEDAVWFKQTINNACGLYAILHALANGRAKDFLRPGSLLDNLLSITAPMDPAQAALVLEGSQELEDAYASIATKGDTAAPASAEDDVNFHYICFVKSPDTGHLYELDGDRKGPVDRGILDEEERVDLGAKSLDLVRQFIARGGDNIGFNLMALAERS from the exons ATGCTCATCCACCTGCTCATCGCACTCATCGCACTTATTTTCACCACAGCCCGCGCCTACTCCAACCCCACAACTGTCCTCACGATGCCCCAGACCTACAACAAGGCCTTCATCCCCCTCGAGTCCAACCCGGACGTCTTCAACGAGctcatcgccctcctcggcgttcCGCCCTCCCTCCACTTCGAGGACGTCTacaccctcgacgacccggccgcccTGCCCCCAAGGattctcgccctcgtcctcgtcttccccaCGACCCCGGCCTACGAGGCCCGATtgaccgccgaggaggccggcgccaaGGACTGGATGGCCGGCCAacacgacgaggaggacgaggacgccgttTGGTTCAAGCAAACAATCAACAACGCATGCGGCCTGTACGCCATCCTGCACGCCCTGGCCAACGGCCGGGCTAAGGACTTTCTCC GACCCGGCTCCTTGCTGGATAATTTGCTGTCCATCACGGCGCCCATGGACCCCGCACAAGCGGCCTTGGTCCTGGAGGGCTCCCAGGAACTTGAGGATGCTTATGCATCCATCGCCACAAAGGGcgacacggcggcgcccgcgagcgccgaggacgacgtcaaCTTTCACTACATTTGCTTCGTCAAATCACCCGACACGGGCCATCTCTACGAGCTCGACGGTGACAGGAAGGGACCCGTTGACAGAGGCatcctggacgaggaagaaagggtGGATCTAGGAGCCAAGTCTCTGGACCTTGTTCGTCAATTCATCGCGCGAGGGGGAGACAATATCGGTTTCAACCTCATGGCCCTGGCCGAGAGGTCATGA